In one Pseudomonas sp. 31-12 genomic region, the following are encoded:
- the dapF gene encoding diaminopimelate epimerase — MLLRFTKMHGLGNDFMVLDLVSQHAHILPKHAKQWGDRHTGIGFDQLLIVEAPSNPDVDFRYRIFNSDGSEVEQCGNGARCFARFVLDKRLTAKRQIRVETKSGIIELDIRSDGQIGVNMGAPRLVPAEIPFEAPEQASSYKLDVEGATVELAAVSMGNPHAVLRVSDINKAPVHELGPKIEHHPRFPARVNVGFLQVIDRNRAQLRVWERGAGETQACGTGACAAAVAAISQGWMDSPLLIDLPGGRLSIEWAGPGQPVMMTGPAVRVYEGQVRL, encoded by the coding sequence ATGCTGCTGCGTTTTACCAAGATGCACGGCCTGGGCAATGACTTCATGGTCCTCGACCTGGTCAGCCAGCACGCGCATATCCTGCCCAAGCACGCCAAGCAATGGGGCGATCGGCACACCGGCATCGGTTTCGACCAGTTGCTGATCGTCGAAGCGCCGAGCAACCCGGACGTGGATTTCCGTTACCGGATCTTCAACTCCGACGGCTCCGAAGTGGAACAGTGCGGCAACGGTGCGCGCTGTTTCGCCCGCTTCGTGCTCGACAAGCGCCTGACCGCCAAGCGGCAGATCCGCGTCGAGACCAAAAGCGGCATCATCGAACTGGATATCCGCAGCGACGGCCAGATCGGTGTCAACATGGGCGCACCGCGCCTTGTGCCGGCCGAGATTCCATTCGAGGCGCCAGAACAGGCCTCTAGCTATAAGCTCGATGTCGAGGGTGCGACGGTTGAACTGGCCGCCGTGTCCATGGGCAACCCCCATGCCGTGCTGCGGGTCAGCGACATCAACAAAGCACCGGTGCATGAACTGGGGCCGAAAATCGAACATCACCCGCGCTTCCCGGCGCGGGTCAATGTCGGTTTTCTCCAGGTCATCGACCGCAACCGTGCGCAGTTGCGCGTCTGGGAACGTGGCGCCGGGGAAACCCAGGCCTGCGGCACCGGCGCGTGCGCTGCTGCAGTGGCCGCGATCAGCCAGGGGTGGATGGATTCGCCGCTATTGATCGACCTGCCCGGCGGGCGTCTGTCCATTGAATGGGCAGGCCCTGGCCAACCGGTCATGATGACCGGCCCGGCAGTACGCGTTTATGAAGGACAAGTGCGTCTTTGA
- a CDS encoding DUF484 family protein yields MKDKPQVPAPQPDESPSESLEAAAIAAYLEAHPDFFVEHEELLPALRIPHQRGDTVSLVERQMKILRDRNIELRHRLSHLMDVARDNDRLFDKTRRLILALMDANSLEDVVISVEDSLRQDFQVPFVSLILLGDNPMPVGRWVTHADAQTAIGGLLSEDKSVSGSLREHELDFLFGEEQRKQIGSTAVVAISYQGIHGVLAIASRDPQHYKSSVGTLFLSYIAEVMGRVLPRVNSSLRSVR; encoded by the coding sequence ATGAAAGATAAGCCCCAGGTTCCCGCCCCACAGCCCGACGAATCCCCTTCCGAAAGCCTTGAGGCGGCGGCGATTGCCGCGTACCTGGAGGCTCATCCGGATTTCTTCGTCGAGCACGAAGAATTGCTCCCGGCCTTGCGCATTCCGCACCAGCGTGGCGATACCGTTTCGCTGGTCGAACGCCAGATGAAAATTCTGCGCGACCGCAACATCGAGTTGCGTCATCGCCTCTCGCACTTGATGGACGTGGCCCGCGACAACGACCGCCTCTTCGACAAGACCCGCCGCCTGATTCTCGCGCTGATGGATGCCAACAGCCTGGAAGACGTGGTGATCAGCGTCGAAGACAGTCTGCGCCAGGACTTCCAGGTGCCTTTTGTCAGCCTGATCCTGCTGGGCGACAATCCCATGCCGGTCGGTCGCTGGGTCACCCATGCCGACGCGCAAACGGCCATCGGCGGCCTGCTCTCGGAAGACAAAAGCGTCAGCGGCAGCCTGCGTGAACACGAGCTGGACTTCCTGTTCGGCGAAGAACAGCGCAAGCAGATCGGCTCCACCGCCGTCGTCGCCATCAGCTATCAAGGCATCCACGGCGTCCTGGCCATCGCCAGCCGCGACCCACAGCACTACAAAAGCTCGGTCGGCACGTTGTTCCTCAGCTACATCGCCGAAGTCATGGGCCGCGTACTGCCTCGGGTCAACAGCTCCCTGCGCTCGGTACGCTGA
- the xerC gene encoding tyrosine recombinase XerC, producing the protein MERQLDAYCEHLRSERQVSPHTLYAYRRDLDKVLGWCVKQNISSWAALDIQRLRSLIARLHSQGQSSRSLARLLSAVRGLYHYLNREGLCDHDPANGLAPPKGERRLPKTLDTDRALQLLEGAVEDDFLARRDQAILELFYSSGLRLSELTGLNLDQLDLADGMVQVLGKGSKTRLLPVGKKAREALELWLPLRAMTNPADDAVFVSQQGRRLGPRAIQVRVKAAGERELGQNLHPHMLRHSFASHLLESSQDLRAVQELLGHSDIKTTQIYTHLDFQHLATVYDSAHPRAKRIKGDDS; encoded by the coding sequence ATGGAACGGCAACTGGACGCTTACTGCGAACACCTGCGCAGTGAGCGGCAGGTGTCGCCCCACACGCTGTACGCCTACCGCCGCGACCTCGACAAAGTGCTGGGCTGGTGCGTCAAACAGAACATCAGCAGCTGGGCCGCGCTGGATATCCAGCGTTTGCGCAGCCTGATCGCGCGCCTGCATTCACAGGGTCAATCGTCCCGCAGCCTGGCACGCCTGCTGTCGGCAGTCCGTGGCCTCTATCATTATCTGAACCGTGAAGGCCTGTGCGATCACGATCCGGCCAATGGCCTGGCGCCGCCCAAGGGCGAACGTCGGCTGCCAAAAACCCTCGACACCGACCGCGCGCTGCAGCTGCTGGAAGGCGCGGTGGAGGATGATTTCCTGGCGCGTCGGGATCAGGCGATTCTGGAGCTGTTTTACTCCTCGGGTTTGCGGCTGTCGGAGCTGACCGGGCTCAATCTCGATCAACTGGACCTGGCCGACGGCATGGTTCAGGTGCTTGGCAAGGGCAGCAAGACTCGGCTGCTGCCGGTGGGCAAAAAGGCCCGCGAAGCCCTGGAACTGTGGCTGCCGTTGCGCGCGATGACCAACCCGGCGGACGACGCGGTGTTTGTCAGCCAGCAAGGCCGACGCCTTGGCCCTCGGGCGATTCAGGTGCGGGTCAAAGCCGCTGGCGAACGTGAGCTGGGGCAGAACCTGCACCCGCACATGCTGCGGCATTCCTTTGCCAGCCATTTGCTGGAATCCTCGCAGGACCTGCGCGCCGTCCAGGAATTGCTCGGCCACTCGGACATCAAAACCACCCAGATCTACACCCACCTGGACTTCCAGCACCTGGCCACGGTCTACGACAGCGCCCATCCACGGGCCAAACGCATTAAGGGCGATGATTCATGA
- a CDS encoding HAD family hydrolase gives MTIQLITFDLDDTLWDTAPVIVSAEAILREWLIEHAPNLGAVPVEHLWAIRERILTSEPSLKHRISALRRRVLFHALEESGYDHGQASDLADKGFEVFLHARHQIEVFPEVEPTLETLAKHYALGVVTNGNADVRRLGLADYFKFALCAEDIGIAKPDARLFHEALQRGGAMAETAVHIGDHPGDDIAGAQQAGLRAIWFNPARKDWEAEKAPDAEIRSLTELPALLARWNAQH, from the coding sequence ATGACCATCCAATTGATCACCTTCGACCTAGACGACACCCTGTGGGACACCGCCCCGGTGATCGTCAGCGCCGAAGCCATACTGCGTGAATGGCTGATCGAACACGCACCGAATCTGGGCGCGGTGCCGGTAGAGCATCTGTGGGCCATTCGTGAGCGGATCCTGACCAGCGAACCGAGCCTCAAACACCGCATCAGCGCGCTGCGCCGCCGGGTGTTATTCCACGCGCTGGAAGAGTCCGGTTACGACCACGGTCAGGCTTCGGACCTGGCTGACAAGGGTTTTGAAGTGTTTCTGCATGCACGGCATCAGATCGAGGTGTTCCCTGAAGTCGAACCGACGCTGGAGACACTGGCCAAGCATTACGCCTTGGGCGTGGTCACCAATGGCAACGCCGATGTACGCCGGCTGGGGCTGGCGGATTACTTCAAGTTTGCGTTGTGCGCCGAAGACATCGGCATCGCCAAGCCCGATGCACGACTGTTTCATGAGGCGCTGCAACGTGGTGGGGCGATGGCGGAGACGGCGGTGCATATCGGCGATCATCCAGGGGATGACATTGCCGGGGCGCAGCAGGCTGGGTTGCGGGCGATCTGGTTTAACCCGGCGCGCAAGGACTGGGAAGCCGAGAAGGCACCGGATGCCGAGATTCGCAGTTTGACCGAATTGCCGGCGTTGCTGGCTCGGTGGAACGCCCAACACTGA
- the sutA gene encoding transcriptional regulator SutA — translation MSDDDLENDDLEVGDEDEAEEGLEAAAEDVADDDGGETPVPTAKGKAKAAVSVDELPSVEAKNKERDALAKAMEEFLARGGKVQEVEANVVADPPKKPDNKYGSRPI, via the coding sequence ATGAGCGACGATGATCTGGAAAACGACGACCTCGAAGTAGGCGACGAAGACGAGGCTGAAGAAGGTCTGGAAGCAGCAGCGGAAGACGTTGCTGACGACGATGGTGGTGAAACGCCCGTTCCGACAGCCAAAGGCAAAGCCAAGGCTGCGGTGTCGGTTGACGAGCTGCCGAGCGTCGAAGCCAAGAACAAGGAACGCGACGCCCTGGCCAAGGCCATGGAAGAGTTTCTGGCACGGGGCGGCAAGGTGCAGGAAGTGGAGGCCAATGTGGTCGCCGATCCTCCCAAGAAGCCTGACAACAAGTACGGCAGCCGGCCTATCTAA
- a CDS encoding secondary thiamine-phosphate synthase enzyme YjbQ, translating to MWQQTLITLRARPRGFHLVTDELLAGLPELKACRVGLLHLWLQHTSASLTINENADPAVRRDFERFFNRLIPQGTDGYEHNDEGLDDLPAHFKASVLGCQLSLPISAGRLALGTWQGVYLGEHRDFGGARKVLATVHGEEA from the coding sequence ATGTGGCAACAGACTCTGATTACCCTGCGGGCACGGCCCCGGGGCTTTCATCTGGTAACGGACGAGTTACTCGCCGGCCTGCCTGAACTCAAGGCGTGTCGGGTCGGTCTGTTGCATCTGTGGCTGCAGCATACCTCGGCGTCGTTGACCATCAACGAGAACGCCGATCCGGCGGTACGTCGCGACTTCGAACGATTTTTCAATCGTCTGATCCCACAAGGAACAGACGGCTATGAGCATAACGACGAAGGCCTGGACGACCTCCCGGCGCACTTCAAGGCCAGCGTGCTTGGCTGTCAGCTCAGTTTGCCGATTTCGGCAGGCCGACTGGCGCTGGGGACCTGGCAAGGCGTTTATCTGGGCGAGCACCGTGATTTTGGCGGTGCCCGTAAAGTCCTCGCCACCGTGCACGGTGAAGAGGCATGA